One Fibrobacter sp. UBA4297 DNA window includes the following coding sequences:
- the glyA gene encoding serine hydroxymethyltransferase, with protein MLKSTLQQTDPEIYNIIQKEAERQEYGIELIASENYTSKAVMEAMGSVLTNKYSEGYVGKRYYGGNEVIDEMEALAIDRCKKLFGCDHVNIQPLSGSPANAAVYFAVLKPGDKVLGLKLDHGGHLSHGHPVNFSGMLYNFVQYEVDKETGRIDMDKVREIALREKPKMILAGFSAYSRNLDWKRFKEIADEVGALTMADISHIAGLIAGKAIDSPVPYFDIVTTTTHKTLRGPRSAIIMCKDRTIQKMVKGELKDVSLAKEIDKGVFPGMQGGPHDHINAGKAVAFLEALQPEFQVYAKNVIKNAQALCAEMQKLGYKVISDGTDNHLIVVDMTSKGVSGKEAEVAMEKVGISCSRSTIPFDPRKPMDPSGVRLGTAAITTRGFDEEDTREVARIIDRAIQAKDDDAALAKIREDIVALCKKHPLYK; from the coding sequence ATGCTTAAATCTACATTGCAACAGACCGATCCGGAAATCTATAACATCATCCAGAAGGAAGCCGAACGCCAGGAATATGGTATCGAACTTATCGCTTCTGAAAACTACACTTCCAAGGCTGTGATGGAAGCCATGGGTTCTGTGCTCACGAACAAGTACAGTGAAGGTTACGTTGGCAAGCGCTACTACGGTGGTAACGAAGTTATCGACGAAATGGAAGCTCTCGCTATCGATCGTTGCAAGAAGCTCTTTGGTTGCGACCACGTGAACATCCAGCCGCTTTCCGGTTCTCCGGCTAACGCTGCTGTTTACTTCGCCGTTCTCAAACCGGGCGACAAGGTCCTCGGCCTCAAGCTCGACCATGGTGGACACCTTTCTCACGGTCATCCGGTGAACTTCTCCGGCATGCTCTACAACTTCGTGCAGTACGAAGTCGATAAGGAAACTGGTCGCATCGATATGGACAAGGTCCGCGAAATTGCTCTCCGCGAAAAGCCGAAGATGATCCTCGCTGGTTTCTCTGCCTACAGCCGTAACCTCGACTGGAAGCGCTTCAAGGAAATCGCTGATGAAGTTGGCGCCCTCACCATGGCTGACATCTCTCACATTGCAGGTCTCATCGCCGGTAAGGCTATTGATTCTCCGGTGCCGTACTTTGACATCGTGACGACCACGACCCACAAAACTCTCCGTGGCCCGCGTTCCGCTATCATCATGTGCAAGGACCGCACGATCCAGAAGATGGTGAAGGGCGAACTCAAGGACGTTTCTTTGGCCAAGGAAATTGACAAGGGCGTGTTCCCGGGCATGCAGGGTGGTCCGCATGACCACATCAACGCCGGTAAGGCCGTTGCATTCCTCGAAGCTTTGCAGCCGGAATTCCAGGTCTATGCAAAGAATGTTATCAAGAACGCTCAGGCTCTCTGCGCTGAAATGCAGAAGCTCGGCTACAAGGTCATTAGCGATGGCACCGACAACCACCTCATCGTTGTCGATATGACTTCCAAGGGCGTTTCCGGTAAGGAAGCCGAAGTGGCCATGGAAAAGGTCGGCATCTCCTGCAGCCGTTCTACGATTCCGTTCGATCCGCGCAAGCCGATGGATCCGTCCGGTGTTCGTCTCGGTACTGCTGCTATCACGACCCGTGGCTTCGACGAGGAAGACACCCGCGAAGTGGCCCGCATCATCGACCGCGCTATCCAGGCTAAGGATGACGATGCTGCTCTCGCCAAGATTCGCGAAGACATCGTCGCTCTCTGCAAGAAGCACCCGCTTTATAAGTAG
- a CDS encoding fibrobacter succinogenes major paralogous domain-containing protein, whose translation MTTGTMTDSRDGQTYKTVSIGAQTWMAENLNFKTDSSFCYNNEETNCTKYGRLYTWAAAVGRSESDCGYGNTCSLPSGNIQGVCPSGWHLPSKAEWETLFNAVGGRSTAGKVLKSTSGWYNNDDGTDAFSFLALPAGYRGYNGGFYSVGGCAYFWSSTEADSIFAYNMSLYNITGSAYLGNYNMVNGFSVRCLKD comes from the coding sequence GTGACGACTGGAACCATGACCGACTCCCGCGATGGTCAAACGTACAAGACTGTCTCCATCGGCGCCCAGACGTGGATGGCGGAAAATCTCAACTTCAAAACGGACTCTAGCTTCTGCTATAACAACGAGGAAACCAACTGCACAAAGTACGGTCGGCTTTACACCTGGGCAGCTGCGGTCGGCAGATCGGAGAGCGACTGTGGCTATGGCAATACATGCTCTCTGCCGTCAGGAAACATCCAGGGGGTATGCCCGAGCGGTTGGCACCTGCCGAGCAAGGCCGAATGGGAAACTTTGTTCAACGCAGTCGGCGGACGATCAACTGCTGGCAAGGTTCTCAAGTCCACGTCCGGGTGGTATAATAATGACGACGGCACGGATGCTTTCTCGTTCTTGGCGTTGCCTGCTGGCTACAGGGGCTACAATGGAGGTTTCTATAGCGTGGGCGGCTGCGCGTACTTCTGGAGTTCTACTGAGGCCGATAGCATCTTCGCGTACAACATGAGCTTGTACAACATCACTGGCAGTGCGTACCTAGGCAACTACAATATGGTCAACGGGTTTAGTGTTCGTTGTCTAAAGGACTAG
- a CDS encoding YihY/virulence factor BrkB family protein, with protein MPHWWKNFSWEWLFDHIAARSPTFVKIMVVTGKSFLYYHGMTRAASLTYTTLVAVVPLLIMLTSITLAVGFGNFISDYLPIVIDMLNLDWPTEQIMDIVENAEHIPIKKLGFIGAGGLFVTFILAFGSLETNFNVVWENKTSRTLIRQIKIYTPFLLIGAAVVGMFAGFVNHVQNVLKVIIVDGFHFSPEVIKALITVFWYSAFHIAALLVIFIMLYALPARPAGHKPYTRRKLFLASMLSTLLSWLAINIYVKILMLIQTAMVTRMSIFYGSLAFIPLFLFLLFGVWSIILCGNSLVWTICHWPAVSAKNWRWEGNTDGL; from the coding sequence ATGCCGCATTGGTGGAAAAATTTTTCGTGGGAATGGCTGTTCGATCATATCGCAGCCCGTTCTCCGACATTTGTAAAAATCATGGTTGTCACCGGAAAGTCATTCCTGTACTATCACGGAATGACCCGTGCCGCATCTTTGACCTACACGACGCTCGTGGCAGTCGTTCCACTCCTCATCATGCTCACCTCCATCACTCTCGCTGTCGGGTTCGGAAACTTCATTTCGGACTACCTCCCCATCGTGATTGACATGCTCAATCTAGACTGGCCGACCGAGCAAATCATGGACATTGTCGAAAACGCCGAGCACATCCCCATCAAAAAGCTCGGATTTATCGGTGCAGGCGGTCTTTTTGTCACGTTTATCCTCGCATTCGGAAGCCTCGAAACGAACTTCAACGTCGTCTGGGAAAACAAGACTTCCAGAACTTTGATTCGCCAAATCAAGATTTACACACCATTCCTCCTCATCGGGGCTGCCGTAGTCGGCATGTTCGCAGGTTTCGTGAACCATGTGCAGAACGTGCTCAAAGTCATCATTGTTGACGGATTCCACTTTTCGCCGGAAGTCATCAAGGCGCTCATCACCGTATTCTGGTACTCGGCCTTCCACATCGCGGCTCTCCTCGTGATTTTCATTATGCTTTATGCGCTCCCGGCGCGCCCGGCAGGCCACAAGCCCTACACCCGCCGTAAGCTGTTCTTGGCGTCGATGCTCTCGACTTTGCTTTCTTGGCTTGCCATCAACATCTACGTGAAGATTCTGATGCTCATCCAGACGGCAATGGTCACGCGCATGTCCATTTTCTATGGATCACTAGCTTTTATTCCACTATTCCTCTTCCTGCTCTTTGGCGTTTGGTCCATCATTTTGTGCGGCAACAGTCTCGTGTGGACGATTTGCCACTGGCCCGCGGTCAGCGCAAAGAACTGGAGATGGGAAGGAAACACGGACGGACTATGA
- a CDS encoding TIGR02147 family protein, with protein MINIFEYLNYRDFLKDAYEERHASDWRFSHRFIAEKAGFDSSMFNKILQGKRNLTDRIVEVFASIFCSDEREKAYFANMVAFNQAKTHTESRQFLEKLVASKECKVENLAKDQFEYFDHWYHAVVRELVTFYPYVGDDAALGLMVRPPISASQVKSSIALLERLSMIKKNEQTGFYEQTQGLVSSGFESYNTAVNAYIQQNLDVAQTAMDRFDRGERNLSTLAFGCDEATYKELVEMVRRFRREVLAKVGACQKPNRVFQLGMQLFPLSDPYPPPQRRGRKRRIRGAEIQNASREITDESREPAEVQGGNHEN; from the coding sequence ATGATCAATATTTTTGAATATCTGAATTACCGCGATTTTTTGAAAGACGCCTACGAAGAGCGCCATGCAAGTGATTGGCGTTTTAGCCATCGTTTTATTGCCGAAAAAGCGGGGTTCGATTCATCGATGTTCAATAAGATCTTGCAGGGCAAGCGCAATTTGACCGACCGCATTGTTGAAGTTTTTGCGTCTATCTTTTGCAGTGACGAACGCGAAAAAGCGTACTTTGCAAACATGGTTGCTTTTAACCAGGCTAAAACGCATACTGAAAGCCGCCAATTCCTGGAAAAGCTTGTGGCGTCCAAGGAATGCAAGGTGGAAAACTTGGCGAAGGACCAGTTTGAATATTTTGACCATTGGTACCATGCTGTCGTTCGTGAGCTTGTGACGTTTTACCCGTATGTGGGTGACGATGCCGCTTTGGGCCTTATGGTGCGCCCGCCGATTTCTGCAAGCCAGGTAAAGTCTTCGATTGCGCTTTTGGAACGCTTGTCGATGATCAAGAAAAACGAGCAAACAGGATTTTATGAACAAACGCAAGGTCTTGTTTCGAGTGGCTTTGAATCGTACAATACGGCGGTGAACGCTTACATCCAACAGAATCTGGACGTGGCGCAAACGGCGATGGACCGCTTTGATCGCGGTGAACGCAATCTTTCGACGCTTGCGTTTGGCTGTGACGAAGCGACTTATAAAGAACTTGTGGAAATGGTGCGCCGCTTCCGTCGCGAAGTGCTTGCTAAAGTAGGTGCGTGTCAAAAGCCGAATCGCGTTTTCCAGCTCGGCATGCAACTTTTCCCGCTTTCGGACCCGTATCCGCCACCGCAAAGGCGTGGGCGCAAACGCCGCATTCGCGGTGCCGAAATACAGAATGCTTCTCGTGAAATCACGGATGAATCTCGCGAACCTGCCGAAGTTCAAGGGGGCAATCATGAAAACTAG
- a CDS encoding PD-(D/E)XK nuclease family transposase → MNQSIPETLKGKTYIDPRTDTGFKNLFASKDAIKDFVDGILHLKGDDRIKDLKYSFDEAIRFMVPKERKISLDAFATTGSNRFLNIEMQKADHGFFIDRTVLYKAFLIIKGKQDMENTEEFKALTKEEREGRRYEIPECISIWICDFELPQTMGSYIDEWAVYSRESLSKGCTETVFPKNKYIMVNLPRFDKTADEVKDPVDMWLYVLKHAHEGKPLPDFGNDIVNEALNRIKIENLDKTTLTEAEKEMTTKEELACCFAYAKIKGREEGRKEGLEEGRKEGLEEGRKEGLEESRKEVEKKAKLEMVDAMLANPKFTDEDISAISGVLLEEIAKRRVQR, encoded by the coding sequence ATGAATCAATCTATTCCAGAAACTTTGAAAGGCAAAACATACATCGACCCGAGAACCGATACAGGTTTCAAGAACTTGTTCGCCAGCAAGGACGCTATCAAGGACTTTGTTGACGGAATTCTTCACCTCAAAGGAGATGACCGAATAAAAGATTTAAAATACTCATTCGACGAAGCGATCCGTTTCATGGTTCCCAAAGAACGGAAAATTTCCCTAGACGCTTTTGCTACGACCGGTTCCAATCGGTTTCTCAACATCGAAATGCAAAAGGCAGACCATGGATTCTTTATCGACCGGACCGTATTATATAAAGCGTTCCTGATTATCAAGGGAAAACAGGATATGGAGAATACGGAAGAGTTCAAGGCGCTCACCAAAGAAGAGAGGGAGGGAAGGCGCTACGAAATCCCGGAATGCATTTCCATCTGGATTTGCGACTTTGAATTGCCGCAGACAATGGGGAGCTACATTGACGAATGGGCCGTTTACAGCAGGGAATCGCTGAGCAAAGGCTGCACAGAAACGGTTTTCCCTAAAAATAAGTATATTATGGTTAATCTGCCAAGGTTCGACAAGACCGCAGACGAAGTGAAAGACCCCGTTGATATGTGGCTCTACGTGCTTAAGCACGCGCACGAGGGCAAGCCCCTCCCAGACTTTGGGAATGACATAGTCAACGAAGCCTTGAACCGCATCAAAATCGAAAATCTGGACAAGACAACCCTAACCGAAGCGGAGAAAGAAATGACTACAAAAGAGGAACTTGCCTGTTGTTTCGCTTATGCAAAAATAAAAGGTCGAGAAGAAGGCCGAAAGGAAGGACTTGAAGAGGGCCGAAAGGAAGGACTTGAAGAGGGCCGAAAGGAAGGGCTTGAAGAAAGCCGAAAAGAGGTTGAAAAAAAAGCCAAGCTTGAAATGGTCGATGCTATGCTTGCCAATCCTAAATTTACGGATGAAGACATTTCCGCCATTTCAGGCGTCCTGCTAGAAGAAATTGCTAAGCGTCGTGTACAACGCTGA
- a CDS encoding pectate lyase family protein codes for MKTSWMTVAQMRLLALLGVISFGLVACGDNGKVAGGTEAESTIALYVQMADGTPASMARVRILPDNYLSSGPAEEAWNETNEDGHVSFEVRNGRYTIEARNVSETEATGAVLSIALDAKADSKVDTIKLGELSSIEGYVVLGESPVVRVAGLDRYVVPDSTGHFVIDSLPQGSFDVQIGDPEEVHSTVVQSNAGDTLFVDGSDTSSTIKVVKPEIAKASDYPESDWSAHDELLKQLQGYATGTLGASGRTDSTGKIEKAEGEICIVTTTDDLIDVVDSSKVDSLGNYGTKVALSQGSFRECAEKETPVWILFEKDGTYNLRSPLRIKSDKTVDGRGRDIRITGMGILTNESSNLIFENLTFTAPAITALDTTSRRALSIHNRTHHVWVDHCTFEEYPLILVDVKRGSNAVTLSWNRFENAQSGILFGLEPDLFVDSAQTLTLHHNYFSNLELRGVLARRGKIHAYNNFIYDVGDAGMECSDSASCYIEGNVYNNNVPVRDYRLKIEDGSPDKATEGYVYMIDNWFGRSGENISGDALGFRPAYKVSVDDSSAELAVRVRNEAGPR; via the coding sequence ATGAAAACTAGTTGGATGACGGTTGCTCAAATGCGCTTGTTGGCTTTGCTTGGCGTGATTTCTTTTGGCCTTGTGGCTTGTGGTGATAACGGCAAAGTGGCTGGTGGCACCGAAGCCGAGTCAACTATTGCTTTGTATGTTCAAATGGCGGATGGAACGCCCGCTTCGATGGCGCGTGTCCGCATTTTGCCGGACAATTACCTTTCTAGCGGCCCTGCGGAAGAAGCTTGGAATGAAACCAATGAGGATGGGCACGTTTCATTCGAAGTCCGCAATGGTCGCTATACCATTGAAGCTCGCAATGTGAGCGAAACGGAAGCCACGGGCGCTGTGCTTTCTATAGCGCTTGACGCCAAGGCCGATTCCAAGGTCGATACCATCAAGCTTGGCGAGCTTTCGTCAATCGAAGGTTATGTGGTGCTTGGTGAATCGCCGGTTGTCCGCGTGGCGGGCCTAGACCGTTATGTTGTTCCTGACAGTACGGGCCATTTTGTGATTGACTCGCTTCCGCAGGGGAGTTTCGATGTGCAAATTGGCGACCCGGAAGAAGTACATTCGACGGTGGTGCAATCCAATGCGGGGGACACCTTGTTTGTGGATGGTTCCGACACGTCATCGACCATTAAGGTGGTGAAGCCTGAAATAGCTAAAGCCTCTGATTATCCGGAAAGCGACTGGAGCGCTCACGATGAATTGCTCAAACAGCTCCAAGGCTATGCCACAGGGACGCTCGGAGCTTCTGGCCGAACCGATAGCACGGGGAAAATTGAAAAGGCCGAAGGCGAAATTTGCATTGTTACGACAACGGATGATTTGATTGACGTGGTAGATTCTTCAAAAGTGGATTCGCTTGGAAATTACGGGACGAAGGTTGCTTTGTCCCAGGGCTCTTTCCGTGAATGCGCCGAGAAGGAGACGCCTGTCTGGATTCTTTTTGAAAAAGATGGTACGTATAATTTACGCTCTCCACTGCGAATAAAGTCTGATAAAACTGTGGACGGCCGTGGGCGCGATATTCGCATTACCGGTATGGGAATTTTGACAAATGAATCGTCCAATCTCATTTTTGAAAATTTGACTTTTACGGCGCCAGCGATAACTGCTCTTGATACGACGAGCCGCCGCGCGCTCTCTATCCATAACCGCACGCACCATGTCTGGGTGGACCATTGCACGTTTGAAGAGTATCCGCTAATCTTGGTTGATGTCAAGCGAGGCTCAAATGCGGTTACGCTCTCATGGAATCGTTTTGAAAATGCGCAGTCAGGCATTTTATTTGGGCTGGAACCGGACCTTTTCGTTGATTCAGCACAGACGTTGACTTTGCATCACAATTACTTCTCGAACTTGGAACTTCGAGGCGTGCTTGCGCGTCGTGGTAAAATTCATGCCTATAACAATTTCATCTACGATGTGGGGGATGCTGGAATGGAATGCTCGGATTCGGCGTCTTGTTACATTGAAGGTAATGTTTACAATAACAATGTGCCTGTTCGGGACTATCGCCTGAAAATTGAAGATGGCTCGCCGGATAAGGCTACGGAAGGCTATGTTTACATGATAGACAACTGGTTTGGCCGTAGTGGCGAAAATATTTCAGGCGATGCACTTGGGTTTAGGCCTGCTTACAAGGTCTCTGTAGATGATTCTAGCGCGGAGTTGGCGGTCCGTGTGAGGAATGAGGCTGGTCCCCGGTAA
- a CDS encoding GDSL-type esterase/lipase family protein, whose translation MFSKFWQGVVATSMIAAPLAMAKVTIYMLGDSTMQDWADGYYPKQGQGQDFHYWFDVNKAAVVNRGQGGMSLGGGGKDKKGNTAVGYYDMFFKKGCSNGGCIADKLQAGDYVVVQFGINDVNYSTEDFFASNMKKLVSDVRAKGAYPIIMSPIRRLYYDSPTQIHNSYRGYPALNQKLSEELNVPFIDMSEMVANYMISVGERYSAQFIFNYATKSEYSNLGSDQTDQVHLQMNGANAFGRIITEQMRAHKDPIVKKLGDYMAPMYQVDVKVSPEGAAEATSLSAYYPKGMTVMLKTIPKSGKKFLGWYDGNGNKVGAPSRSNVKSPYIHTFVMGSASTQFTAVYEGGTAQKYTGDGKALTAFPTTTPKSLDDVTFEPFTPIGGSEETETKVDKDIKKFFDASKPDTAGIGWTQTEWIGYIGDGYFNLDNTNVSFASYKVKFPGAGYVTLAVRYANGGSTDRMFNAYLDHDYYLSAPPTGGWDKWDTAYVVMDAPQGEAELKFMSVTSDGAPNLDAFGFNLDGVCRVGVDCKDAKDSIPTSLQGIKMAARAKLLGDKLLLPERADISVFDMSGSLVVRKAVLAGEVDMSSLVRTNGVYRVVVRQGREKLVATWAKVK comes from the coding sequence ATGTTTAGCAAATTTTGGCAGGGCGTTGTTGCGACTTCGATGATTGCGGCTCCACTTGCAATGGCTAAGGTTACAATTTATATGCTTGGCGATTCCACCATGCAGGACTGGGCTGATGGTTATTATCCCAAACAGGGCCAGGGCCAGGATTTTCATTACTGGTTCGATGTAAACAAGGCGGCAGTGGTGAACCGTGGACAGGGTGGCATGTCGCTTGGTGGCGGCGGTAAGGACAAAAAGGGTAACACCGCGGTCGGCTATTACGACATGTTCTTTAAGAAGGGCTGCTCCAATGGTGGTTGCATTGCGGACAAGTTGCAGGCTGGCGACTACGTCGTTGTCCAGTTCGGTATTAACGACGTGAACTACAGCACGGAAGACTTCTTTGCCTCCAACATGAAAAAGCTTGTGAGCGATGTCAGGGCGAAAGGCGCTTATCCGATTATCATGAGCCCGATTCGTCGCTTGTACTATGATTCTCCAACGCAGATCCATAACAGCTATCGTGGCTACCCGGCTCTTAACCAGAAACTTTCCGAAGAACTCAATGTGCCGTTTATCGATATGAGCGAAATGGTCGCGAACTACATGATTTCTGTGGGCGAACGCTATTCGGCACAGTTTATCTTCAACTATGCTACAAAATCTGAATATAGCAACTTGGGCAGTGACCAGACGGACCAGGTGCATTTACAGATGAACGGTGCGAATGCCTTTGGACGTATCATTACAGAACAGATGCGCGCCCACAAGGATCCGATTGTGAAAAAACTTGGCGACTACATGGCGCCTATGTACCAGGTAGATGTCAAGGTGAGCCCGGAAGGCGCTGCCGAAGCGACTTCTCTTAGCGCTTACTACCCGAAGGGCATGACGGTTATGCTCAAGACCATTCCGAAGTCCGGCAAAAAGTTCTTGGGCTGGTATGACGGTAACGGCAACAAGGTCGGCGCCCCGAGCCGCTCCAATGTAAAGTCTCCGTACATCCACACGTTTGTCATGGGTTCTGCATCGACGCAGTTCACTGCAGTGTATGAAGGCGGTACCGCCCAGAAGTACACGGGCGATGGCAAGGCTTTGACCGCATTCCCGACAACGACTCCGAAGAGCCTTGACGATGTGACGTTTGAACCGTTCACGCCGATTGGTGGCAGTGAAGAAACAGAAACCAAGGTGGATAAGGATATCAAGAAATTCTTTGACGCAAGTAAGCCGGATACTGCAGGAATTGGCTGGACCCAAACGGAATGGATTGGCTATATTGGCGATGGCTATTTCAACTTGGATAACACGAACGTGTCGTTTGCAAGTTACAAGGTGAAGTTCCCCGGTGCAGGCTACGTGACGCTTGCTGTGCGTTACGCTAATGGCGGTTCTACAGACCGTATGTTCAATGCCTACCTTGACCACGACTACTATTTGAGCGCCCCTCCGACAGGTGGCTGGGACAAGTGGGATACCGCTTACGTTGTGATGGATGCGCCGCAGGGCGAAGCCGAACTCAAGTTCATGTCGGTGACTTCTGATGGTGCTCCGAACCTTGATGCGTTTGGCTTTAATCTAGATGGTGTCTGCCGTGTTGGTGTGGATTGCAAGGATGCTAAGGATTCAATTCCGACATCGCTGCAAGGTATCAAGATGGCGGCTAGAGCAAAGCTCCTTGGCGATAAGCTTTTGCTTCCGGAACGTGCTGACATAAGCGTGTTCGATATGAGCGGAAGTCTTGTCGTGCGTAAGGCTGTTTTGGCGGGCGAGGTGGATATGTCTTCTCTCGTGCGTACAAACGGAGTTTACCGCGTTGTCGTTCGCCAGGGTCGTGAAAAGCTTGTTGCGACTTGGGCAAAGGTGAAATAG
- a CDS encoding GDSL-type esterase/lipase family protein: protein MKSVFKYLLAAAVFTGVAVSDSTSFSIYVVGDSTVQTYKDNVYPQTGWGQVLGHFFDASRVKVLNYAIGGRSSRTFIEEGRLDEVKGKLQKGDYLFVQFGHNDRDYSKAARYVEPSKFSGFIQQYVDAGKGKGANVVLVSPMNLNGSRNVFSTGSNNYDARGMMQTVAKNNKIPFVDLNMKSYNTYNNTYKGMGDYVTRYLYKKLEKGEYPNFPDGVNDGTTHFQEMGSMGHAQMICEELADNLKSNTNLSADAKAALTTLVSAIKKRYTIKVKTNLSNYNGLITQTQYFPAGSPMTLRVTPNGQTFEKWVDDDCNELSKDMIYYGFKTKARDITYTAMFKGGAACTPISHASEDSYEEGPGGGSSSSSGEVEVKELDEALCSLKAGTDAWPSVIDMAEPEFGDGWTEKNHEGYTGGGFFNLDNSAYSKATYMVTSDQSAEKARVMIRYSFSGSANRDMKVTVDNGTYDVTFKSTGSWDKWDTVYIDNVWVDALDFKVILQSATADGGPNIDMIAFDMKDVYRTGCKAARENQQGPVSIVPTKLATKPRAKGITVNALGQKVQNVRNQSELRNLPKGNYFRY, encoded by the coding sequence ATGAAATCTGTATTCAAATATCTTCTTGCTGCCGCTGTTTTCACAGGTGTTGCTGTAAGCGATTCCACCAGTTTTTCGATTTACGTGGTGGGCGATTCGACCGTGCAGACGTATAAGGATAACGTCTATCCGCAAACGGGCTGGGGCCAGGTGCTTGGGCATTTCTTTGACGCCTCCCGTGTGAAAGTCCTTAACTATGCAATCGGTGGCCGTAGCTCTAGAACGTTCATCGAAGAAGGCCGCTTGGACGAGGTCAAGGGAAAGCTCCAAAAGGGCGACTACCTCTTTGTGCAATTTGGCCATAATGACCGCGACTATTCAAAGGCCGCGCGTTATGTGGAGCCGTCGAAGTTCTCTGGATTCATCCAACAGTATGTCGATGCTGGCAAGGGCAAGGGCGCCAATGTCGTCCTCGTCTCTCCGATGAACTTGAACGGTAGCCGCAACGTGTTCTCGACGGGCTCTAACAACTACGATGCCCGCGGCATGATGCAGACGGTTGCCAAGAACAACAAGATTCCGTTTGTCGATTTGAACATGAAGTCGTACAACACGTATAACAATACGTACAAAGGTATGGGCGATTATGTGACCCGCTATCTCTACAAAAAGCTGGAAAAGGGTGAATACCCGAATTTCCCTGATGGTGTGAACGATGGTACGACGCACTTCCAGGAAATGGGCTCGATGGGCCACGCCCAGATGATTTGCGAAGAGCTTGCAGATAATCTCAAGTCCAACACGAACCTCTCTGCCGATGCAAAGGCTGCGCTTACGACGCTTGTGTCTGCGATTAAGAAGCGTTATACCATCAAGGTCAAGACGAACCTCTCGAATTACAACGGCCTCATTACGCAGACGCAGTATTTCCCGGCGGGTTCCCCGATGACGCTTCGTGTGACGCCGAACGGCCAGACGTTTGAAAAGTGGGTCGATGATGACTGCAACGAGCTCTCGAAGGACATGATTTATTACGGCTTCAAGACGAAGGCTCGCGACATCACGTACACGGCGATGTTCAAGGGCGGTGCAGCTTGCACGCCGATTTCTCATGCTTCGGAAGATTCTTACGAAGAAGGTCCTGGTGGCGGTTCGAGCAGTTCAAGCGGTGAAGTGGAAGTCAAGGAACTTGACGAAGCTCTGTGCTCGCTCAAGGCTGGTACGGATGCTTGGCCGTCAGTGATTGACATGGCGGAACCTGAATTTGGAGATGGCTGGACTGAAAAGAATCATGAAGGCTATACTGGCGGCGGTTTCTTCAATCTTGATAATTCTGCCTACAGCAAGGCCACGTACATGGTGACTTCGGACCAGTCTGCAGAAAAGGCCCGTGTGATGATCCGCTATTCGTTTTCGGGAAGCGCTAATCGCGATATGAAGGTTACGGTAGATAATGGCACCTACGATGTGACTTTCAAGTCCACCGGAAGCTGGGACAAGTGGGATACGGTCTATATTGACAACGTCTGGGTGGATGCCTTGGACTTCAAAGTGATTTTACAGTCGGCGACGGCAGATGGCGGCCCGAATATCGACATGATTGCGTTTGATATGAAGGATGTTTATCGTACCGGTTGCAAGGCCGCTCGCGAAAATCAGCAGGGACCTGTTTCGATTGTTCCGACAAAACTTGCGACAAAGCCGCGAGCCAAAGGCATCACGGTCAATGCGCTTGGCCAAAAAGTGCAAAATGTTCGCAATCAGTCGGAATTGCGAAACCTCCCCAAAGGCAACTACTTCCGCTATTAA
- a CDS encoding class I SAM-dependent methyltransferase: MYPNKVRRDIAILVPPDVKSVLEIGAGSGRNCVLYPKDAYKVAIEPENREDMQTADKVPGGFNEYHHVFYEQYTEDRKFDLIVICDVLEHVNDPVDMINFCKKHLNPEGHILISLPNFLSIETIFQILVFRDFRYVRVDQGERCYGVLDINHKTFWTKKSFRRFAKENGLEIEQTIGIRKQLKFMPKLLAHSNFLPLQYGFLIKVKDFKPNERHWGM; encoded by the coding sequence ATGTACCCAAATAAAGTTCGCCGTGATATTGCCATTCTCGTTCCGCCCGATGTTAAAAGTGTTCTAGAAATCGGAGCCGGATCCGGCAGAAACTGCGTTCTTTACCCGAAAGACGCCTACAAGGTCGCCATCGAGCCCGAAAATCGCGAAGATATGCAGACTGCGGACAAGGTTCCGGGCGGGTTCAACGAATACCACCACGTCTTTTACGAACAGTACACCGAAGACCGCAAGTTCGACCTCATTGTCATTTGCGATGTTCTGGAACATGTAAATGACCCGGTAGACATGATCAACTTCTGCAAGAAGCATCTGAATCCGGAAGGCCACATCCTGATTTCACTCCCGAACTTCTTGAGCATCGAGACGATTTTCCAGATTCTCGTGTTCCGCGACTTCCGCTATGTGCGCGTGGACCAGGGCGAACGCTGCTATGGCGTCCTGGACATCAACCACAAGACGTTCTGGACCAAAAAGAGCTTCCGCCGTTTCGCAAAAGAAAACGGTCTCGAAATTGAGCAGACTATTGGCATCCGCAAGCAGCTCAAGTTCATGCCGAAGCTCCTCGCACACAGCAACTTCTTGCCGTTGCAGTACGGCTTTTTAATCAAGGTTAAGGATTTCAAGCCCAACGAACGTCACTGGGGAATGTAA